A window of Natrinema versiforme contains these coding sequences:
- a CDS encoding NAD(P)/FAD-dependent oxidoreductase, which yields MTQYVIIGDGISGSSAAETLREEDPDAKITVITDEGEPLYNRILIKEHAKGKLPEAPISIHDEDWYAERDIELSLNTYVTSVDTDAKIINTHESGEIPYDKLLVATGGTPTQLPVENSDADGIHHFWTFEDARGIREHAENADKGVIVGAGLLGIDFAAVCGAQGIEADYLMRGDRWWRYALSSDGAEIMHEGMREVGVEPVFDSGVDHFETDDDGHVTAAVDPDGDRYECDFVGAAIGLTFNTEFLRGAGIEQDNGIVVDEYMQTNVDDVYAAGDLTQFYDVLLGEQGQNGSWGSAKEQGRVAAVNMAADEEAEGFQWVSSYSITHFDFPFLSFGHPTLGDEHAERKYSDTEWRRIAFKDGKIVGGVLIGDLSPQSKFKQLMREQRVVADQADVLLEQSVDLDELAPPQEQ from the coding sequence ATGACTCAGTACGTCATCATCGGTGACGGGATCTCGGGTAGTTCGGCCGCCGAGACCCTCCGGGAGGAAGACCCGGACGCGAAGATTACCGTCATCACCGATGAGGGGGAGCCATTGTATAACCGGATTCTTATCAAGGAACACGCGAAGGGAAAGCTCCCCGAAGCCCCCATTTCGATCCACGACGAGGACTGGTACGCGGAACGAGATATCGAGCTCTCGTTGAACACCTACGTGACGAGCGTCGACACCGACGCGAAGATCATCAACACCCACGAGAGCGGCGAAATTCCGTACGACAAACTGCTCGTTGCGACCGGCGGGACGCCGACGCAGCTGCCCGTCGAGAACAGCGACGCGGACGGAATCCATCACTTCTGGACGTTCGAAGACGCCCGCGGTATCCGCGAGCACGCCGAAAACGCCGACAAGGGCGTCATCGTCGGTGCCGGCCTGCTCGGCATCGACTTCGCGGCCGTCTGTGGCGCACAGGGCATCGAAGCCGACTACCTGATGCGCGGCGACCGCTGGTGGCGCTACGCGCTCTCGAGCGACGGCGCGGAGATCATGCACGAGGGCATGCGCGAGGTCGGCGTCGAACCGGTCTTCGACAGCGGCGTCGATCACTTCGAGACGGACGACGACGGGCACGTCACCGCCGCAGTCGACCCCGACGGCGACCGCTACGAGTGTGACTTCGTCGGGGCCGCCATCGGACTCACCTTCAACACCGAGTTTCTCCGCGGTGCCGGCATCGAACAGGACAACGGGATCGTCGTCGACGAGTACATGCAGACCAACGTCGACGACGTCTACGCCGCGGGCGACCTCACCCAGTTCTACGACGTCCTGCTCGGCGAGCAGGGCCAGAACGGTTCGTGGGGATCGGCGAAAGAACAGGGCCGCGTCGCCGCGGTCAACATGGCCGCCGACGAGGAAGCCGAAGGGTTCCAGTGGGTCTCCTCGTACTCGATTACCCACTTCGACTTCCCGTTCCTCTCCTTCGGACACCCGACGCTGGGCGACGAACACGCCGAGCGCAAGTACAGCGACACCGAGTGGCGACGCATCGCCTTCAAGGACGGCAAGATCGTCGGCGGCGTCCTCATCGGTGATCTCTCGCCCCAGAGCAAGTTCAAGCAGCTAATGCGCGAACAGCGCGTCGTCGCCGATCAGGCCGACGTGTTGCTCGAGCAGTCCGTCGATCTGGACGAACTCGCACCGCCGCAGGAACAGTAA
- a CDS encoding polysaccharide deacetylase family protein, giving the protein MQRRHYLALTSSLCLAGCLTSSDESPPTEPDPNATAGPDPSPEPESGDRPPRDRPMAGTIDDFETLDSWEVFGGTLSPDSSRSVVGTQSARLDVPASERTGGIATAFSEPRDLTDVVPGLAVASDGLVVPWLRLIDDAGNEIDYRRGIKGGLPLVRYNFGVEGIANGFDPAAVREVYVLVRTGDGESRTVWLDDLHLVPRPDTGAVMIQFDDAHVTDYTRALPILEKYGYPAVAFVNPGRIEAETRGADDPGGFPRLTVDQVHELHGAGWVIANHCYSHPHLSELESKAQRTEIERGKAWLEKEGFEDGAQYFAYPHGDYDERTLALVEQHHDIGFAGGRPVQGYAVNPRQTSRIGEPSAEQARTAIDRTASMRGVTSLFFHRLEGDLLADFEATVEAIHEYESAGELDVILPADLKREYWYDV; this is encoded by the coding sequence ATGCAACGGCGACACTACCTCGCGCTGACGTCGTCGCTCTGTCTGGCCGGCTGTCTCACCTCGAGTGACGAGTCGCCGCCGACGGAGCCCGATCCGAACGCGACCGCAGGTCCAGATCCGTCACCCGAACCCGAGTCCGGCGATCGGCCGCCGAGAGACCGCCCGATGGCCGGTACGATCGACGATTTCGAAACCCTCGATTCGTGGGAGGTCTTCGGTGGCACGCTGTCGCCCGACTCGAGTCGATCGGTCGTCGGCACGCAGAGCGCCCGCCTCGACGTGCCGGCGAGCGAGCGGACTGGCGGAATCGCAACCGCGTTCTCGGAGCCGCGGGATCTCACCGACGTCGTACCCGGCCTCGCCGTCGCGTCGGACGGCCTCGTCGTCCCGTGGCTCCGGCTGATCGACGACGCGGGAAACGAGATCGATTACCGCCGCGGGATCAAGGGCGGGCTTCCCCTCGTGCGGTACAACTTCGGCGTCGAGGGGATCGCGAACGGGTTCGATCCCGCGGCCGTTCGGGAGGTGTACGTCCTCGTCAGGACGGGCGACGGCGAGTCGCGAACGGTCTGGCTCGACGACCTCCACCTCGTCCCGCGACCCGACACCGGAGCGGTGATGATCCAGTTCGACGACGCCCACGTCACCGACTACACGCGCGCGCTGCCGATCCTCGAGAAGTACGGTTATCCCGCAGTCGCCTTCGTCAACCCCGGCCGGATCGAAGCGGAGACCCGCGGTGCCGACGACCCCGGCGGCTTCCCGAGACTCACCGTCGATCAGGTCCACGAACTCCACGGCGCCGGGTGGGTCATCGCCAACCACTGCTACTCCCACCCGCACCTGTCAGAACTCGAGTCCAAGGCCCAACGAACCGAGATCGAGCGGGGGAAAGCGTGGCTCGAGAAGGAGGGTTTCGAGGACGGAGCGCAGTATTTTGCCTACCCGCACGGGGATTACGACGAACGGACGCTCGCCCTCGTCGAGCAGCACCACGACATCGGCTTCGCGGGCGGCCGGCCAGTCCAGGGCTACGCCGTGAATCCGCGACAGACTTCCCGAATCGGCGAGCCCAGCGCCGAGCAAGCCCGCACCGCCATCGATCGCACGGCGTCGATGCGGGGGGTCACCTCGCTGTTCTTCCACCGACTCGAGGGCGACCTGCTCGCCGACTTCGAGGCGACGGTGGAAGCGATCCACGAATACGAGTCCGCCGGCGAGTTGGACGTGATCCTCCCGGCGGACCTCAAGCGCGAGTACTGGTATGACGTCTAA
- a CDS encoding DUF6149 family protein, translated as MKLRQNAKHFAYRKALETPGIRSVANSGLVRLHTKIFTGKADPAHAEERKAHLDGLFDATMDAYLRALQAGYSEAEAREITHIQANFDFYNHGWTEMMEFPADELEAHYDRYREFFERWDVTIDEPLGQFAPPEGLPEAPSTPERLEDPEHPHAEGGFADDVYIETDDGELVVGGQDEPDDVDVSEAVGVEDGDS; from the coding sequence ATGAAACTCCGCCAGAACGCGAAACACTTCGCCTATCGGAAGGCCCTCGAGACCCCCGGCATCCGCTCGGTCGCCAACTCGGGGCTGGTCCGTCTCCACACCAAGATCTTCACCGGGAAGGCCGACCCCGCCCACGCCGAGGAACGGAAAGCCCACCTCGACGGCCTCTTCGATGCGACGATGGACGCCTACCTGCGGGCGCTCCAAGCGGGCTACTCCGAGGCCGAGGCCCGCGAGATCACCCACATCCAGGCCAACTTCGACTTCTACAACCACGGCTGGACCGAGATGATGGAGTTCCCCGCCGACGAACTCGAGGCTCACTACGATCGCTACCGGGAGTTCTTCGAGCGCTGGGACGTGACCATCGACGAGCCGCTGGGCCAGTTCGCGCCGCCGGAGGGACTCCCCGAGGCCCCGTCGACGCCCGAGCGACTCGAGGACCCCGAGCATCCCCACGCCGAGGGCGGCTTCGCCGACGACGTGTACATCGAAACGGACGACGGCGAACTCGTGGTCGGCGGACAGGACGAACCCGACGATGTCGACGTCTCGGAGGCGGTCGGTGTCGAGGACGGCGACAGCTGA